The following coding sequences lie in one Kiloniellales bacterium genomic window:
- the fabI gene encoding enoyl-ACP reductase FabI, which yields MTDSHGLMAGKRGLIMGVANDRSIAWGIANTAHQHGAELAFTYQGDALAKRVVPLAESVGSKVVVPCDVTDDASIDKVFETVREAWGGLDFLVHAIAYADKEELKGKYVNTSRENFVRSLDISCYSFTALAQRAAALMDGGGSMLTLTYYGAERVMPHYNVMGVAKAALEASVRYLAADLGQDNIRVNAISAGPIKTLAASGIGDFRYILKWNEYNSPLRRNVTLEQVGGAALYLLSDLATGVTGEVHHVDCGYHSVGMMAVDAAPQVADLLKTLNPDS from the coding sequence ATGACTGACAGTCACGGTCTGATGGCCGGTAAACGCGGGCTGATCATGGGGGTCGCAAACGACCGCTCGATTGCCTGGGGAATCGCCAATACGGCGCACCAGCACGGCGCGGAACTGGCCTTTACCTACCAGGGCGACGCCTTGGCCAAGCGCGTCGTGCCGCTGGCCGAATCCGTCGGGTCGAAGGTGGTCGTGCCGTGCGACGTGACCGACGACGCCAGCATCGACAAGGTCTTCGAGACGGTGCGCGAGGCCTGGGGCGGGCTGGATTTCCTGGTCCACGCCATCGCCTACGCCGACAAGGAAGAGTTGAAGGGCAAGTACGTCAACACCAGCCGCGAGAACTTCGTCCGCAGCCTCGACATCTCCTGCTACTCCTTCACGGCTCTGGCGCAGCGCGCCGCCGCGCTGATGGACGGCGGCGGCAGCATGCTGACCCTGACCTACTACGGCGCGGAACGGGTCATGCCCCACTACAACGTCATGGGCGTCGCCAAGGCGGCGCTCGAGGCCAGCGTGCGCTACCTGGCCGCCGACCTGGGACAGGACAACATCCGGGTCAACGCGATCTCGGCCGGGCCGATCAAGACCCTGGCGGCCTCGGGGATCGGCGACTTCCGCTACATCCTGAAATGGAACGAGTACAACTCGCCGCTCCGGCGCAACGTCACGCTGGAGCAGGTCGGCGGCGCCGCTCTCTACCTGCTGTCGGATCTGGCGACCGGGGTCACCGGCGAGGTCCACCACGTCGACTGCGGCTACCATTCGGTCGGGATGATGGCGGTCGACGCGGCACCGCAGGTCGCCGACCTCCTCAAGACCCTGAACCCAGATTCGTGA
- the aroC gene encoding chorismate synthase: protein MPGNAFGHSFRFATWGESHGPAIGCLVDGVPPRIPLGEEDIQPYLDRRRPGQSRYVTQRREPDNVRILSGTFEGVTTGTPIALLIDNVDQRSKDYGDIKDKFRPGHAEYTYWKKYGHYDHRGGGRSSARETAMRVAAGAVARKTLDYLLDQKVVIRAALIQVGPHGINPSNWDWDEVDKNPFWCPDPEAAKTWADFLDQRRKAGSSAGAVIEVRASGVPAGLGEPIYDKLDADLAKAMMSINAVKGVEIGAGFAAAALSGEENADEMRMADGEVTFLSNAAGGVLGGISSGQEIVVRFAVKPTSSILSPRRTVDRFGQDTEIVTKGRHDPCVGIRAVPVGEAMMALVLADHLLRHRAQCG, encoded by the coding sequence ATGCCCGGAAACGCCTTCGGTCATTCCTTCCGCTTCGCCACCTGGGGCGAGAGCCACGGGCCGGCGATCGGCTGCCTGGTCGACGGCGTCCCGCCCCGGATTCCGCTCGGCGAGGAGGACATCCAGCCCTACCTCGATCGGCGCCGGCCGGGCCAGTCGCGCTACGTGACCCAGCGGCGGGAGCCGGACAACGTCAGAATTCTCTCCGGCACCTTCGAGGGCGTAACGACGGGGACCCCCATCGCGCTGCTGATCGACAACGTCGACCAGCGCAGCAAGGACTACGGCGACATCAAGGACAAGTTCCGGCCCGGCCACGCGGAATACACATACTGGAAGAAGTACGGCCACTACGACCACCGCGGCGGCGGCCGCTCCTCGGCCCGAGAGACGGCCATGCGGGTCGCGGCCGGCGCGGTCGCCCGCAAGACCCTGGACTATCTGCTGGACCAGAAAGTCGTGATCCGCGCCGCCCTGATCCAGGTCGGCCCGCATGGCATCAACCCGTCGAACTGGGACTGGGACGAGGTCGACAAGAACCCCTTCTGGTGCCCGGACCCCGAGGCCGCCAAGACCTGGGCCGATTTCCTCGACCAGCGGCGCAAGGCGGGCTCGTCGGCCGGCGCGGTCATCGAAGTGCGGGCGAGTGGCGTGCCGGCGGGCCTTGGCGAGCCGATCTACGACAAGCTGGACGCCGATCTGGCCAAGGCGATGATGTCGATCAACGCGGTCAAGGGCGTGGAGATCGGCGCCGGCTTCGCCGCCGCGGCGCTTTCCGGCGAGGAGAATGCCGACGAAATGCGCATGGCGGACGGCGAGGTCACCTTCCTCTCGAACGCCGCCGGGGGCGTCCTGGGCGGGATCTCCAGCGGCCAGGAGATCGTGGTGCGCTTCGCGGTCAAGCCGACCTCGTCGATTCTCAGTCCGCGCAGGACGGTCGACCGCTTCGGCCAGGACACGGAGATCGTCACCAAGGGGCGCCACGACCCCTGTGTCGGCATCCGCGCGGTGCCGGTCGGCGAGGCCATGATGGCCCTGGTCCTGGCCGACCACCTGCTGCGCCACCGCGCGCAGTGCGGCTAG
- a CDS encoding YihY family inner membrane protein, translated as MERLSAIWARLVSAKGLAVYSLRRFLEDGGAGTAAALSYTSLLALVPLLAITFAVMSAFDAFAGLEEIIQEQLLAAMVPEVASTISQHLGVFIENARRMTGAGILGLAVTAVLLLNTIYEAFNEIWRVRDTRPVALRVLVYWALLTLGPLMIGASLSMSGYAFAVVQEAGIEDYAEPLISLTGTLPFLLSAVGFTLLFILVPNRSVRPRDALVGALVAALAFEALKKGFGLYLEHFPSYQAIYGALAVLPIFLLWIYLSWSVLLFGAEITAALPEWRATGGRHAEAQAPGTRLALALALLSRLRAASRDGRILRQDELSRDLPVVPSQLDGVLSDLKTASYLAYSTSGGWVLARDLAATTMNDLVAALGLALAPGDDWPADVAAAVGTYADAGRDAGQVTLADALDRAAAQSPLRLGKLA; from the coding sequence ATGGAGCGACTTTCCGCGATCTGGGCCCGGCTGGTCTCGGCCAAGGGGCTGGCGGTCTACAGCCTGCGCCGGTTCCTGGAGGACGGCGGCGCGGGCACGGCCGCGGCGCTCAGCTACACCTCGCTGCTCGCCCTGGTGCCGCTGCTCGCGATCACCTTCGCCGTCATGTCGGCCTTCGACGCCTTCGCCGGCCTCGAGGAGATCATCCAGGAACAGCTCCTGGCCGCCATGGTGCCCGAGGTCGCGTCAACGATCAGCCAACACCTCGGCGTCTTCATCGAGAACGCGCGGCGCATGACGGGGGCCGGCATTCTCGGCCTGGCGGTCACCGCCGTCCTGCTGCTGAACACGATCTACGAGGCCTTCAACGAGATCTGGCGCGTGCGCGATACCCGGCCGGTCGCGCTCCGCGTGTTGGTCTACTGGGCCCTTCTGACCCTGGGGCCGCTGATGATCGGCGCCTCGCTGTCGATGTCGGGCTACGCCTTCGCCGTGGTGCAGGAGGCCGGGATCGAGGACTACGCCGAGCCTCTGATCAGCCTGACCGGCACGCTGCCGTTCCTCCTCTCCGCCGTCGGCTTCACCCTGCTGTTCATCCTCGTGCCCAACCGCTCGGTACGGCCGCGCGACGCCTTGGTCGGCGCCCTGGTCGCGGCGCTCGCCTTCGAGGCCCTGAAGAAGGGTTTCGGCCTCTACCTGGAGCACTTTCCGTCCTACCAGGCAATCTACGGCGCCCTGGCGGTGCTGCCGATCTTTCTCCTGTGGATCTACCTCTCCTGGTCGGTCCTGCTGTTCGGCGCCGAGATTACAGCCGCCCTGCCGGAATGGCGGGCGACCGGTGGGCGCCACGCCGAGGCGCAGGCGCCGGGGACCCGGCTCGCGCTCGCCCTGGCCCTGCTGTCGCGCCTGAGGGCGGCGTCGCGCGACGGCCGGATCCTCCGGCAGGACGAGCTGTCCCGCGATCTGCCGGTGGTGCCGAGCCAGCTCGACGGGGTGCTCTCCGACTTGAAGACCGCCAGCTACCTGGCCTACAGCACGAGCGGCGGCTGGGTGCTCGCCCGCGACCTGGCCGCGACCACGATGAACGACCTGGTGGCCGCGCTCGGACTCGCGCTCGCGCCGGGCGACGACTGGCCCGCCGACGTGGCCGCGGCGGTCGGCACCTACGCCGATGCCGGGCGCGACGCCGGGCAGGTGACGCTGGCCGACGCCCTCGACCGAGCTGCGGCCCAGTC
- a CDS encoding class I SAM-dependent RNA methyltransferase, which translates to MTKRARRSGGRQAELVIDSVGGRGDGVGQFEGRPVFVPQALPGERLRVRLGGKRAGGLSGEALELLTAAPDRRSPPCPNFGPCGGCALQHWEEDSYRRWKRGLVVEALSRRGLPGARVGELVSIPAGTRRRASLSAVRLAHDIRLGFHEQRSGKVADIEGCLILTPSLMALLPILRTGLAPVLAPGEDMGVMVTETDGGPDVLLSARRAPARREREALSRFAETADLARLSWIAPASAPEPLALRRPATVEFARAHVEPPPGGFLQPSREGEQALVERVLQVMPSAPGQILELYAGCGSFTFALAKAARVRAVEGDAAALAALARAAAGAGLSGRIETEQRDLARRPLLAGEMAGFDALVFDPPRDGAREQAAEIARSRVPTVVAVSCNPRSFARDARILADGGYVLEGVTPVDQFLWSAHVELVATFRR; encoded by the coding sequence TTGACGAAGCGGGCGAGACGATCCGGTGGGCGGCAGGCCGAGCTGGTCATCGATAGTGTCGGCGGCCGCGGCGACGGCGTCGGGCAGTTCGAGGGCCGCCCGGTCTTCGTGCCGCAGGCGCTGCCGGGCGAGCGCCTGCGCGTACGGCTCGGAGGCAAGCGCGCGGGCGGACTCTCGGGCGAAGCCTTGGAGCTGCTGACGGCCGCGCCGGACCGCCGTTCGCCGCCTTGTCCCAACTTCGGACCCTGCGGCGGCTGCGCCCTCCAGCACTGGGAGGAAGACTCCTATCGCCGGTGGAAACGCGGGCTGGTCGTCGAGGCGCTTTCCAGGCGTGGCCTGCCGGGCGCGCGGGTCGGCGAGCTGGTGTCGATCCCGGCGGGCACCCGCCGGCGCGCCAGCCTGTCCGCGGTGCGTCTCGCCCACGACATCCGCCTCGGGTTCCACGAGCAGCGGAGCGGCAAGGTTGCGGACATCGAGGGCTGCCTGATCCTGACGCCGTCGCTCATGGCCTTGCTGCCGATCCTGCGGACGGGGCTGGCCCCGGTGCTCGCGCCGGGCGAGGATATGGGCGTCATGGTGACCGAGACCGACGGCGGCCCCGACGTTCTGCTGTCGGCCCGCCGCGCGCCGGCCCGCCGCGAGCGTGAGGCGCTCTCCCGTTTCGCCGAGACCGCGGACCTCGCCCGGCTGTCCTGGATCGCCCCGGCGAGTGCGCCCGAGCCCCTGGCCCTGCGCCGGCCCGCCACTGTGGAATTCGCCAGGGCCCACGTCGAACCGCCGCCCGGCGGCTTCCTGCAGCCCAGCCGGGAAGGCGAGCAGGCCCTGGTCGAACGGGTCCTCCAGGTGATGCCTTCGGCGCCCGGCCAGATCCTCGAGCTCTATGCCGGTTGCGGCAGCTTCACCTTCGCGCTCGCCAAGGCCGCCCGCGTGCGGGCCGTGGAGGGCGATGCGGCGGCCCTCGCCGCCCTCGCGCGGGCCGCCGCCGGGGCCGGCCTGTCGGGCCGGATCGAGACGGAACAGCGCGACCTCGCGCGCCGTCCTCTGCTGGCCGGGGAGATGGCGGGCTTCGACGCGCTGGTCTTCGACCCGCCCCGCGACGGCGCTAGGGAGCAGGCAGCGGAGATCGCCCGGTCCCGGGTTCCTACGGTCGTCGCCGTCTCCTGCAACCCGCGCAGCTTCGCGCGCGATGCCAGGATCCTGGCGGACGGCGGCTACGTTCTAGAGGGTGTCACGCCGGTCGATCAGTTCCTCTGGTCGGCCCACGTGGAGCTGGTCGCGACGTTCCGTCGCTAG
- the sppA gene encoding signal peptide peptidase SppA has translation MRAVLFILKCIVGIFATVGLLVVLVVVGIGIFAAPQETQIPEKVVLTMDFSKGVVETLPDNPLSRASLSDAVVLRDTLEALEAAAADPRVKGLVARVGRGRLGVAQIQEIRDAVKSFRDNEKFAFAFAESFGEGGNGTRHYYLASAFGRVFMQPSGDLDLTGFLIQSPFLRDALDEIGVEPQVGQREEFKGALATFTENSLPEPQRQNLQQLLDSLLGQIAAGIAEERALSPEQVRGLIDSAPHMSTASVEAGLVDELAYWDQVDARITEAAGEDVEFLALNTYADAQTVEEEPGRAVALVYGLGPVQLAESENDPAFGGVVMGSDTVARAIADAIDDPDIEAIVFRVDSPGGSYVAADTIWREMQRARELGKPVIVSMSGLAASGGYFVAAPAHKIVAQPGTVTGSIGVVAGKFVLSGLWDKLEISWDGVQAGDNANLWSSNQRFDEEGWRRLNSRLDATYEDFTGKVADGRGLSADAVSAAAKGQVWTGEAARDLGLVDELGGMRRALALAAEAIGADPDEIRLEDFPERRDPWDALLQDMLGGTLDGARLVVLLDRVARLSDTLGPLLAAQDQLTADPRAGMLRMQRIGIEESPAF, from the coding sequence ATGCGCGCTGTTCTCTTCATTCTCAAATGCATCGTCGGCATCTTCGCGACGGTCGGCTTGCTGGTCGTGCTGGTGGTGGTTGGCATCGGCATCTTCGCCGCTCCGCAGGAGACACAGATCCCGGAGAAGGTCGTGCTGACCATGGATTTCTCCAAGGGTGTCGTCGAGACCCTGCCGGACAACCCGCTGTCGAGAGCGTCGCTCTCGGATGCCGTGGTGCTGCGGGACACCCTGGAGGCGCTCGAGGCGGCCGCCGCCGACCCGCGGGTCAAGGGGCTGGTCGCCCGTGTCGGGCGCGGGCGGCTGGGCGTCGCCCAGATCCAGGAGATCCGCGACGCGGTGAAGAGCTTCCGCGACAACGAGAAATTTGCCTTCGCCTTTGCCGAAAGCTTCGGTGAAGGAGGCAACGGCACGCGGCACTACTACCTGGCCAGCGCCTTTGGGCGGGTCTTCATGCAGCCGTCGGGCGATCTCGACTTGACCGGCTTTCTCATTCAGAGCCCCTTCCTGCGCGATGCCCTCGACGAAATCGGGGTCGAGCCGCAGGTCGGCCAGCGCGAAGAGTTCAAAGGCGCGCTGGCCACCTTCACGGAGAACAGCCTGCCCGAGCCGCAGCGGCAGAATCTTCAGCAGCTTCTGGACTCCCTGCTGGGGCAGATCGCCGCCGGTATCGCTGAGGAAAGAGCGCTCTCGCCGGAGCAGGTGCGCGGACTGATCGACAGCGCGCCTCACATGAGCACCGCGTCGGTCGAGGCCGGCCTGGTCGACGAGCTCGCCTATTGGGACCAGGTGGACGCACGGATTACCGAGGCGGCCGGCGAGGATGTGGAGTTCCTGGCGCTCAACACCTATGCCGACGCCCAGACGGTCGAGGAAGAGCCGGGCCGGGCCGTCGCCCTGGTCTACGGTCTGGGTCCGGTGCAGCTGGCGGAGAGCGAGAACGACCCGGCCTTCGGCGGCGTTGTTATGGGATCGGACACCGTGGCCCGGGCGATCGCCGATGCGATCGACGATCCCGACATCGAGGCCATCGTCTTCCGGGTCGACAGCCCCGGCGGGTCCTATGTCGCGGCCGACACGATCTGGCGCGAGATGCAGCGCGCGCGCGAGCTCGGCAAGCCGGTCATCGTCTCCATGAGCGGCCTCGCCGCCTCCGGCGGCTACTTCGTCGCCGCACCGGCGCACAAGATCGTTGCCCAGCCGGGCACGGTGACCGGTTCGATCGGCGTGGTGGCCGGCAAGTTCGTGCTCTCCGGACTGTGGGACAAGCTGGAGATATCCTGGGACGGCGTACAGGCGGGCGACAACGCCAATCTCTGGAGCAGCAACCAACGCTTCGACGAGGAGGGCTGGCGGCGCCTGAACAGCCGCCTCGACGCGACCTACGAGGACTTCACCGGGAAGGTCGCCGACGGGCGCGGTTTGAGCGCGGATGCCGTCAGCGCCGCTGCCAAGGGTCAGGTCTGGACCGGTGAAGCCGCTCGGGACCTGGGACTGGTCGACGAATTGGGCGGCATGCGCCGGGCGCTCGCCCTGGCCGCGGAAGCCATCGGCGCCGATCCTGACGAGATTCGCCTCGAAGATTTCCCCGAGCGTCGCGATCCCTGGGATGCCCTGCTCCAGGACATGCTGGGCGGCACGCTGGACGGCGCCCGGCTGGTCGTGCTGCTCGACCGCGTGGCGCGGCTCTCGGACACCTTGGGCCCCCTCCTCGCGGCCCAGGACCAGCTGACCGCCGATCCGCGCGCCGGCATGCTGCGCATGCAGAGGATAGGGATCGAAGAGTCCCCCGCCTTCTAG